In Cynocephalus volans isolate mCynVol1 chromosome 3, mCynVol1.pri, whole genome shotgun sequence, one DNA window encodes the following:
- the TEDC1 gene encoding tubulin epsilon and delta complex protein 1 isoform X1, producing MGRRRRRVDRTAGAGAGALPEAIAALSRSLPAGPSPEIFRRAKFDRPEAAPALWRLLFRVLYPLPADGASASPSPEAQARLVKSALRAQGYPRTALAQIPEDGSQGSRELLLAVSWLLARGPLLERLLAQTRVQLGDEMPVCECKVLASSGPSAPHVEAEGPVDIRRVQWLMGQLRFRWRHLLCSQQEQCSLLSKIHVYTRGCHSDRSFGHLSVAETEMLRDPEGGQQLLRMLECENARLEAALAWRRCELVFWQWMDTVLDACPPEAPAAASQPTFLPRIPEYWVDELELVARELQALQEELRLAVETRRAAWEARVGGQGWGLEWTAMRQALKEAVEQELAALQRSWEQHRGPAQPHGPHRLVRSEEGATGGWGLWASEVIGTLKSQEACLEAVLCQLQGQCRQELARLAGALPGLIWIPPPGR from the exons atggggaggcGGCGGCGCCGGGTGGACCGGACGGCCGGGGCCGGAGCGGGGGCCCTGCCTGAAGCCATCGCCGCGCTGAGTCGGTCGCTGCCCGCCGGGCCCAGTCCCGAGATCTTCCGCCGCGCCAAGTTCGATCGTCCGGAGGCG GCCCCCGCGCTCTGGCGGCTTCTCTTCCGTGTGCTATACCCGCTCCCGGCGGACGGAGCCTCGGCCTCGCCCTCCCCGG AGGCCCAAGCCCGCTTGGTGAAGTCAGCGCTGCGCGCCCAGGGCTACCCGAGAACTGCGCTGGCGCAGATCCCCGAGGACGGCTCCCAGGGCAGCCGGGAGCTGCTGCTGGCTGTGTCTTGGCTTCTGGCCCGAGGACCCCTTCTCGAGCGGCTGTTGGCCCAGACCCGCGTGCAGCTGGGCGACGAGATGCCAGTGTGCGAG TGTAAGGTCCTGGCCAGCTCTGGCCCATCGGCGCCCCATGTGGAAGCAGAAGGCCCTGTGGACATCCGCCGAGTGCAGTGGCTGATGGGACAGCTACGGTTCCGGTGGCGACACCTGCTCTGCAGTCAGCAAGAGCAGTGCTCTCTCCTGAGCAAG ATCCACGTGTACACCCGAGGCTGCCACAGTGACCGGAGCTTTGGCCATCTGTCTGTTGCTGAAACTGAGATGCTCAGGGACCCAGAGGGTGGCCAGCAG CTGCTGCGGATGCTGGAGTGTGAGAATGCGCGCCTGGAGGCCGCTCTGGCGTGGCGGCGCTGCGAGCTGGTCTTCTGGCAGTGGATG GACACAGTTCTGGATGCTTGCCCCCCAGAGGCCCCTGCTGCGGCCTCACAGCCTACGTTCCTGCCCAGAATCCCTGAGTACTGGGTGGATGAGTTGGAGCTGGTGGCGCGGGAGCTGCAGGCCCTGCAGGAGGAGCTGAGGCTGGCGGTGGAGACCCGGCGGGCAGCCTGGGAGGCCAGG GTtggaggccagggctgggggctggagtGGACTGCTATGCGGCAGGCTTTGAAGGAGGCTGTGGAACAGGAGCTTGCAGCCCTGCAGCGGTCCTGGGAGCAACACAGGGGCCCAGCGCAGCCCCATGGGCCCCACCGGCTGGTGAGAAGTGAGGAGGGGGCAACAGGAGGCTGGGGCCTGTGGGCATCTGAGGTGATTGGGACGCTGAAGAGCCAGGAGGCCTGTCTGGAGGCAGTGCTGTGCCAACTACAGGGACAGTGTCGGCAGGAGCTGGCCAGGCTGGCGGGAGCCCTGCCTGGCCTCATCTGGATCCCACCACCTGGACGCTGA
- the CRIP1 gene encoding cysteine-rich protein 1 — protein sequence MPKCPKCHREVYFAERVTSLGKDWHRPCLKCEKCGKTLTSGGHAEHEGKPYCNHPCYSAMFGPKGFGRGGAESHTFK from the exons ATGCCCAAGTGCCCCAAGTGCCACAGGGAGGTGTACTTCG CTGAGCGGGTGACCTCCCTAGGCAAGGACTGGCATCGGCCCTGTCTGAAGTGTGAGAAATGTGGGAAGACCCTGACCTCAGGGGGCCATGCCGAG CATGAAGGCAAGCCCTACTGCAACCACCCCTGCTACTCGGCCATGTTCGGGCCCAAAG GCTTTGGGCGGGGTGGAGCTGAGAGTCACACCTTCAAGTAA
- the TEDC1 gene encoding tubulin epsilon and delta complex protein 1 isoform X2, translating into MGRRRRRVDRTAGAGAGALPEAIAALSRSLPAGPSPEIFRRAKFDRPEAAPALWRLLFRVLYPLPADGASASPSPEAQARLVKSALRAQGYPRTALAQIPEDGSQGSRELLLAVSWLLARGPLLERLLAQTRVQLGDEMPVCECKVLASSGPSAPHVEAEGPVDIRRVQWLMGQLRFRWRHLLCSQQEQCSLLSKLLRMLECENARLEAALAWRRCELVFWQWMDTVLDACPPEAPAAASQPTFLPRIPEYWVDELELVARELQALQEELRLAVETRRAAWEARVGGQGWGLEWTAMRQALKEAVEQELAALQRSWEQHRGPAQPHGPHRLVRSEEGATGGWGLWASEVIGTLKSQEACLEAVLCQLQGQCRQELARLAGALPGLIWIPPPGR; encoded by the exons atggggaggcGGCGGCGCCGGGTGGACCGGACGGCCGGGGCCGGAGCGGGGGCCCTGCCTGAAGCCATCGCCGCGCTGAGTCGGTCGCTGCCCGCCGGGCCCAGTCCCGAGATCTTCCGCCGCGCCAAGTTCGATCGTCCGGAGGCG GCCCCCGCGCTCTGGCGGCTTCTCTTCCGTGTGCTATACCCGCTCCCGGCGGACGGAGCCTCGGCCTCGCCCTCCCCGG AGGCCCAAGCCCGCTTGGTGAAGTCAGCGCTGCGCGCCCAGGGCTACCCGAGAACTGCGCTGGCGCAGATCCCCGAGGACGGCTCCCAGGGCAGCCGGGAGCTGCTGCTGGCTGTGTCTTGGCTTCTGGCCCGAGGACCCCTTCTCGAGCGGCTGTTGGCCCAGACCCGCGTGCAGCTGGGCGACGAGATGCCAGTGTGCGAG TGTAAGGTCCTGGCCAGCTCTGGCCCATCGGCGCCCCATGTGGAAGCAGAAGGCCCTGTGGACATCCGCCGAGTGCAGTGGCTGATGGGACAGCTACGGTTCCGGTGGCGACACCTGCTCTGCAGTCAGCAAGAGCAGTGCTCTCTCCTGAGCAAG CTGCTGCGGATGCTGGAGTGTGAGAATGCGCGCCTGGAGGCCGCTCTGGCGTGGCGGCGCTGCGAGCTGGTCTTCTGGCAGTGGATG GACACAGTTCTGGATGCTTGCCCCCCAGAGGCCCCTGCTGCGGCCTCACAGCCTACGTTCCTGCCCAGAATCCCTGAGTACTGGGTGGATGAGTTGGAGCTGGTGGCGCGGGAGCTGCAGGCCCTGCAGGAGGAGCTGAGGCTGGCGGTGGAGACCCGGCGGGCAGCCTGGGAGGCCAGG GTtggaggccagggctgggggctggagtGGACTGCTATGCGGCAGGCTTTGAAGGAGGCTGTGGAACAGGAGCTTGCAGCCCTGCAGCGGTCCTGGGAGCAACACAGGGGCCCAGCGCAGCCCCATGGGCCCCACCGGCTGGTGAGAAGTGAGGAGGGGGCAACAGGAGGCTGGGGCCTGTGGGCATCTGAGGTGATTGGGACGCTGAAGAGCCAGGAGGCCTGTCTGGAGGCAGTGCTGTGCCAACTACAGGGACAGTGTCGGCAGGAGCTGGCCAGGCTGGCGGGAGCCCTGCCTGGCCTCATCTGGATCCCACCACCTGGACGCTGA